A segment of the Nitrosopumilus sp. genome:
CAACAACGGATAGTAATACATACCCTAAACCATTCTCATTTATGAAGAGTGTATAATAGATACGTTATTTTTACCAGTTGACATTCTTCGATTCCCCATACGGTTTTGCCACATTGTATTGAGTAATGCAATAGAACGTAAACGGACTCAAAGGATTAAGAACAAAGCAAACTATTTTTGTTTCAAGCATTCCAGACACTTTTTCTCAGGAAACTTCTCAATTACACAAGGCAACATTGTTCAGGGTATTCTAGAGTGATACGATTTCACAATCATTTGTATTTTTGAAACTGTCACTCCGAGAAATATGCCCATGTTCATACTGGCCAGGGCAGGTCTTGAAGAAATGCCAAAAACTATTTTTCTTGTCAGTGTCTACGTTTTTTTTCAAATCCTGTTTTAGATTTTTTGTTGTACGGACATACACATTGTATTTTATAACAAATATTGTTACGATAAAATCTAACTTTTGGAATGAATTTTAATTTTAAAACAAATTCAACAGTTGTTTTAATGCACAATTATTTTCAAGGTATCTTCTTGTTTACAAAATAAACCAGACCCAGAAGAATTGATATCACTATAATGTAATTCAGGTAGCCAAAAAAGATCGGAGTGTTGCTTATTCCCCCACCGTAAAGATTGACTACTGCCCTAACATCATAATCTGTTACTGTATAGATTGTTTCTGAGGGTAAGAAAGGATATACTTCAGGAGTGACCATGATGGAACGAGAATAAAAGATATCATCGTTATCCAGGTAATAAGGCAGTCCATCATTCATTTCCTCAAATAGCGGATGGTCAAGTCCCAAAACATGCCCAATTTCATGAGCAATTACCAGATCAATGTTAGAATCAATCTTGTCTCTTGAGATCGGATCTAGGTAGAATATCATGACATCAGAGAAACCATAATTGGATAACGCAGTCTCACCCCTTACAATTTCTTGCCCAACTGGTGGAATTTGTGCAAACGCTATGGTTGTATCGCAGCCAAAATCTGCAAAGATTGAATTGGCAGGTATCGTCTTGAATTCAAAGTTCCAAACACCGTCAGTTTCAGTATATCGTTCTAATTCTATCCCCCAATTCTCAATTGCAGACGCAGTCTTCTCAATCATCACGGTGTTGATGCCAGGGAAAAAAGGATCTGAAAAATCCTGGATGCAAAATAGAGGCGATTTATTCAATCGGTAATCCGGAATGTAAAAATATTTTTCAGAACCAAACTCATCTTCATTGGACAACATTCCAAATACCGTGACCATCAGTGTTAAACCGATTATTCCAAAAATAATGACTTTCTTCTTTTTATTTTTTGGTCTTTCCAGTTTTCTGGGATGTTTTTTATTGTAATTTTCTTTGTCCTGTTCCATCCAATTCCAAAACTTGCTATCTTCATCACCATCATCTTTTGTCCAATCCGTCAACACCCATTAAAGATAGTATGAGATATAATAAAACTAAGATTAAACGTCCATACTTTTCTTTAACATGTGAATTTTCTTTTTTGTCGCACCATTACTTGTTTTTTCTGTCATGTCCATATCAAATCAATTTATTACAACATAATTTTTTGCGATTCCACATATTACTATTAATCACATTGTGTCAAGCAACACAACATTCTAAAAATCATCAGTCAGACCCGCACAAACATCTCCACATCATCCTTGCCAAGTAAACATCATTCCAATAAAATGTCTCAAAATATCCTGCAGATGGCGATCCTTGTGCTTGATGTGTGAGATTACTAATGAGATGCAACAACCACATCAGGTGTTGATCATCATTAGATCAGACTGTCCAGAATCAGGACATTCTGGACATATCCGCATAGATTATTTTTCCACATACGAAAAAACAAGAATCAGACATTATGTCTGGATTCACCTCAATTAATCCCCCAACGTGATCTGAAAGAGGTTCTCAAAATAAACATCAAGACAATATATCTCGAATCTACCACGTAGATTAGACCAATTGTAAGATTCAGAGACATAATTTTAGCGAAAATATAATAGAAGAATTTCTGTAGTCTCAATATGGAGACTAAAAACATAGGCCTACGCGGAATTGAAGTCGCAGATACAAAGATTTCAAACATAGATGGAAGCAAAGGCAAGCTAATCTATCGCGGATTTGACATTTTAGATCTCACAGAGAATTCCACATTTGAGGAAACAGCATATCTTTTACTATACGATAAACTACCAACAAAGCCCCAATTAGACGAATTTAACACAAAATTGATCGAAGCGAGATACATTCCAAAACAAATGCAAAAGAACATGGGAAATTGGAGAAAAGATGCGGATCCCATGGATATGCTTCAGGCATTTGTATCTGCGCTTGCAGGATACTATGATGAAGAATTTTCAAGCAAGGAGGCAAGCTATGATAAAGCGATAAATCTGATTGCCAAAGTTCCGTCAATCATTGCAAGTTGGCAAAGAATTCGAAACGGATTAGAAATAGTGGATCCAGATTCCACACTGAGTCACGCTGCAAATTTCCTATACATGATGACAGGAGAAAGGCCGGATCCCGAAGTTGAGAAGATCTTTGACACATGCCTAATTCTTCATGCGGATCATACCTTCAACGCATCTACCTTTACAGCTAGACAAGTTGCATCAACAAGAGCACACATGTATTCGGCATCCAGTGCAGCCATAGGAGCACTGAGCGGAGAACTACACGGAGGAGCTAACACAGAGGTAATGAAAATGCTTTTAGAGATTTCAGAATTAGATAAAGTTGAAGGTTGGATTAAAAAAAAGATGAGCATCGGAGATAAAATCATGGGCATGGGTCATGCGGTTTACAAAACATACGATCCAAGAGCGCAAGTGTTAAAAGAATTGTCAAGGAAGCTTGCAGAGAAAAATGAAGAGAAATGGTTTGAGATGACAGAAAAGGTGGAAACTGCAACAATTTCTGAAATGAAATTGCAGAAGGACCGAGACATATATCCAAACGTGGATTTGTACAGTGCATCCATCTACTACATGTTAAAAATTCCAATGGACCTAAACACCCCAATTTTTGCAATTTCAAGAGTGGCAGGATGGGCTGCCCACATCATAGAGGAGAAATTTGCAGAAGCAGCACCCAAAACGGCACTATACAGACCCAAGGCAGTCTATGTCGGAAAATATTGCGGGCCACAGGGATGCGAATACAAAACACTAGACTTGAGAAAATAGATTTTAATTTCTTGTACTAAGCCAATCTTTAGCTTTAGAGTTTACATCATGTTTGTACAAAACCTCAAAGACCATGTCATAAAACGTAATACCTTTTTTCAAGGCCTGATTATCAAGCCATTTAATTCCATCTGCCAATTCAGGATCATACTCTGAAAATTCAACCAATTCATCCACCATTTTTGAGAAGAATGCGCCGGATTCAATCATATGTGGATATTTGAATCTATGATCATAAATGAAGTATTCAAAATATATAGACAAATTAGGTAGCTTTTACGGGGTTATTTAGCGTCTAAATTTGAATTATGAGTGATTTTTCACTTCCAATCTTGTATACAACAATTCCAATCAAGATTCCAGTCATGGCAATGTTAGTCACATAGATGACAGGATCACGCAGGGTAATTCCATACATCGCCCACATTGCAATTCCAATACCTAGAAATGCCATCATGTGATAGGTCATGATCTTGGTTTCTTTGGTCTTCATCATCTTGTACAGATGATACCCGAATCCTGAAACTCCCAAAAATCCAGCAATGCCGCCAATGGCCAATTCTAGCAGGCTACAGGATCCATAGGATGTGCATTGTATTGAGGACAACACATGCAGATTTCCATATGGTTTAGAACGTTGCATGGGTCGCAGAAGCGTCTTACCAGATTTTCACCGCATAAACATTTGTATTTTTGATTTTCTTTCATGCAATAACTTGCGAGAAATTCTACTTATTGTTCCGGGTTTCTTTGCTTACATTGCAATACAAGAAAAAAGATGGACCTAGATCGAATCAATGTTGTACAGACAGTTTGAAATAAAATTTTGAATTAATTACAAATCCATGAAAGGGCATGCTCAAAATATTTCTCCTCAAGCATTGACGTGACTACAGACGAGAATAATCCAGAAGCCGTATGTGAAAAATGCAAGGTCGGATTCAATCAGTCTCATTCCACACGACCAGATGACACATGTATCTCTCTACTGTTCCTTGTTCTTCCGAGACTTTTAGAATATAAGAAAACCCCATTCATAAAAGACAATAGTTCTAGAAACATCAAACCCGGTTTCCATTGGTTTATTTGGACAAAAGACTCCTTTTTGATTTACAATTGCACCATATTTTTTATCTAGATGGAGATGCAGAACAAATTTCATGGGTTATTCAAACAAACAAGTCCAAAGCAGAGCAAAGCAGAATTCATGCAGAAATGTACAAAGGCAAGGTGACAGACATACAGTCAAAGTATATCGCTTTACACGTAGGATTGTTTTGGGGCATAGGAGTGTTCATTATTAAAAACGAAGACAGCATCAAAATAATGTTAGATGAAAAAATAATGCATGATCATCTCACATCGAGTTCAGAGATTGAAGATAGCACGATAGTTAAAAAAATACATTTCATCAAACAACTGATAGCACAGAGAAAATTAAAAATTAAATTTGAGATGATTGACACAGGCAACAATCTGGCCAGAAAAAAGTTTTGAATAGATCCATAAACAATGATCAATCAGGTAAAAAAATACTTTCCATGTAGAAAAACCATACAATTCAAATCAATCAAGAGATACGGGTTGCGTTATGTGCAGCATGCCAGTATTGATCAAATGTAACAAACAAAGTTTTCAACAGTTTTCCAATAATGAGAATGTGGAATCATTAAAAACAAAGATTTTGGTTGCAGGATTTCAAAAAAAGAGAATAAATTTGAAATATTTGTAAATTATGTTCTTTAATCCGTCAATGACAATTAGGTTTATTTAGCATGTGTCAAGCCATGGATCAATTATGGCAGGTATAGATAAAGCCGCAGTTGCATTTACATTGGCAATTGTAGCAATAGGCGTGGGATTTACATTCTACATGAGTGAAATCCAAGACGCATCTCCTGTTGTCCGCGCTCCAACTGTTTCTACTGAAACTTCAGAGCCAGAAGCATCATCGTCAGCAGGCTTTGGTGCAGACTTGGCAGAAAAGATTAAGGCAGAAGCAGCAGCAAAGGAACCCCAAGAAACTGTAGAAGTCAAAGAGGAAACTATGATGGAAGAGAAAGCCATGATGGAAGAGAAAGCCATGATGGAAGAGAAAGCCATGATGGAAGAGAAAGCCATGATGGAAGAGAAAGCCATGATGGAAGAGAAAGCCATGATGGAAGAGAAAGCCATGATGGAAGAGAAAGCCATGATGGAAGAGAAAGCCATGATGGAAGAGAAAGCCATGATGGAAGAGAAAGCCATGATGGAAGAGAAAGCCATGATGGAAGAGAAAGCCATGATGGACCACAAACACACACAGTAGAAGTTCCAGCAGGAACTTCAGTTCCAGGATGTGAAGAAACTGACTCTTGTTATTTACCAGCAAACATCACAATTAATGCTGGAGACACAGTAGAATGGCCTAACGTGGATACAGCAGCACACACCGTAACAGGTGGAAGTCCAGCTGATGGTCCATCAGGCGTATTTGATAGCAGTCTACTAATGGCAGATGCAACATTTGCATTTACATTTGAAGATGCTGGAGAATATGACTACTTCTGCATGGTTCATCCTTGGATGGTCGGCAGCGTTTCAGTGAACTAGACAACAACAAAAATTCCTTTTTTATTATTTTATCTGATTTTTACGTATTGTTCTATTGTATGCAACTCCAAACCTATGAGTTTCATCTCTTGCATATTGCAAAATTTTTAGTGACGGCTTGTATTTTGGAATCAAGATAGGATTTTTGCTTTTTGGAACGTATACCTCTTCATTTTCTTTGGCCAAAGAAACACAAGGCAACTTCAGACCAAGTGATGTCAATGACTTCATAGCAGCACTTAGTTGGCCCTTGCCACCGTCAATCACTATCAAGTCAGGCAGCTCAGAATCCTCTTCAAGTAGTCTATAATATCGCCTCTTAATTATTTCACCAATCATTGCAAAATCATCTCTTCCGGACACCGTTTTTATTTTGAATTTTCGATAACCGGATTTATTTGGAATTCCTCCAACAAATCTAG
Coding sequences within it:
- a CDS encoding citrate (Si)-synthase — its product is METKNIGLRGIEVADTKISNIDGSKGKLIYRGFDILDLTENSTFEETAYLLLYDKLPTKPQLDEFNTKLIEARYIPKQMQKNMGNWRKDADPMDMLQAFVSALAGYYDEEFSSKEASYDKAINLIAKVPSIIASWQRIRNGLEIVDPDSTLSHAANFLYMMTGERPDPEVEKIFDTCLILHADHTFNASTFTARQVASTRAHMYSASSAAIGALSGELHGGANTEVMKMLLEISELDKVEGWIKKKMSIGDKIMGMGHAVYKTYDPRAQVLKELSRKLAEKNEEKWFEMTEKVETATISEMKLQKDRDIYPNVDLYSASIYYMLKIPMDLNTPIFAISRVAGWAAHIIEEKFAEAAPKTALYRPKAVYVGKYCGPQGCEYKTLDLRK